Genomic DNA from Nonomuraea rubra:
GCGTAAGGGATAGCGTTCATCGCCTGACCTTACAAGTGTAAGTCGTGATATGGGGGTATTCGCCATGAAGGCAGACAGGCTCGCGGGCGCACTGGGCATCGCCGGCATGGTCGCCGGCGTGCTGAGTGTCGTGCCCGTTCTGGAGGAGCCGGACTATCGCGCTCTCATTCCCGCGCACGAGGGCCAGATCATCATCGGCGCGATATTTCAGTTCGTCATGATCCCCGCCTATGTCGGCTTCGCGCTGTGCCTTTATCCGGCGTTACGGGCGGAGAGCGCGGCACTCGCCCCGGGTTTCCTGGGATTCAGGCTGATCGCGGCCACGTTCCACTTCACCGGGGTGATCCTGCTGCCCCTGTTCCTCGTGCCGGGCCAGGAGCACGCGGCCGGCTTGGAGCTGCTGAGAACGGCCCGCGACCTGGTGAATCACGTCGCGCTGATCCTCGCGCTCGGCCTCGGGGACCTCCTGCTGTTCGCCATGCTCCACCGGTCGCGGCTCGTCCCGCGCTGGCTGTCCGCCTGGGGATTCCTCGGGACCGGAGCAGCCATGCTGGCGAGCCTCCTGGTGCTCTCCCGGGTGACCGGCGTCGTCACGCCGCTCTACCTGACCATGAACGCGCCACTGGCCCTGCAGAGCCTCGTCCTGGCGA
This window encodes:
- a CDS encoding DUF4386 domain-containing protein; translated protein: MKADRLAGALGIAGMVAGVLSVVPVLEEPDYRALIPAHEGQIIIGAIFQFVMIPAYVGFALCLYPALRAESAALAPGFLGFRLIAATFHFTGVILLPLFLVPGQEHAAGLELLRTARDLVNHVALILALGLGDLLLFAMLHRSRLVPRWLSAWGFLGTGAAMLASLLVLSRVTGVVTPLYLTMNAPLALQSLVLAIRLLTRGLTRGASR